From Streptomonospora salina, the proteins below share one genomic window:
- a CDS encoding A/G-specific adenine glycosylase has translation MFDNPYSTAVLAWYETNARDLPWRRDGATPWSILVSEIMLQQTPVSRVLPAWEAWMERWPTPADLAAEPSGEAVRMWHRLGYPRRALNLHAAACAIVERHGGDVPSDHTDLLALPGVGAYTAAAVASFAFGQRHAVLDTNVRRVLARAHSGVQYPPKAQTKAEARLAGSLVPPDPAVAARWAVAVMELGALVCTARTPACADCPIAAQCAWRLAGKPAYDGPPRRGQTYAGTDRQVRGRLLAVLRESPAPVAKSALDVVWDEPVQRERALDALVSDGLVDPLEDGTYALPG, from the coding sequence ATGTTCGACAACCCTTACAGCACGGCCGTTCTCGCGTGGTACGAGACCAATGCCCGCGATCTGCCCTGGCGCCGCGACGGCGCCACCCCCTGGTCGATCCTGGTCAGCGAGATCATGCTGCAGCAGACCCCGGTATCACGGGTGCTACCCGCGTGGGAAGCGTGGATGGAGCGATGGCCGACTCCGGCCGATCTCGCCGCGGAGCCCTCGGGCGAGGCGGTGCGCATGTGGCACCGGCTGGGCTACCCGCGGCGCGCGCTGAACCTGCACGCGGCCGCGTGCGCGATCGTCGAGCGGCACGGCGGCGACGTCCCCTCGGATCACACCGACCTGCTGGCGCTGCCGGGCGTGGGCGCCTACACCGCGGCCGCGGTGGCCAGTTTCGCCTTCGGTCAGCGCCACGCGGTACTCGACACCAATGTGCGGCGGGTGCTGGCGCGCGCCCACAGCGGTGTGCAGTACCCGCCCAAGGCCCAGACCAAGGCCGAGGCCCGGCTGGCGGGCTCGCTCGTGCCTCCGGATCCGGCCGTGGCCGCCCGGTGGGCGGTGGCGGTGATGGAGCTGGGGGCGCTGGTGTGCACGGCGCGCACCCCGGCGTGCGCCGACTGCCCCATCGCCGCGCAGTGCGCGTGGCGGCTGGCCGGCAAGCCCGCCTACGACGGACCGCCGCGGCGCGGCCAGACCTATGCCGGTACCGACCGGCAGGTGCGCGGCCGGCTGCTGGCCGTGCTGAGGGAGTCGCCCGCGCCGGTGGCCAAGTCGGCACTGGACGTGGTCTGGGACGAGCCGGTCCAGCGCGAGCGGGCGCTGGACGCCCTGGTGTCCGACGGACTGGTGGACCCGCTGGAGGACGGCACCTACGCCCTTCCGGGCTGA
- the proC gene encoding pyrroline-5-carboxylate reductase gives MIAIIGGGKMGEALLAGLLATGYEADQLLVTEPNRERAEELHARYGVAVVPPADSASRAGTVILAVKPQDMVELLDRIDGDLGSDTLVVSIAAGITTSLLEKHLSGDVAVVRAMPNTPALVGRGMTAVAGGAHTGDGQLDHAESLLRSVGEVVRVSERHVDTVTAISGSGPAYFYFIAETMIEAGVAMGMTRAAAKKLVTQTIGGAAAMLGDPGAHPVVLREAVTSPGGTTAAAVRELERHGVRTAFTDAIEAARERSRELSEG, from the coding sequence ATGATCGCGATCATCGGCGGCGGCAAGATGGGCGAGGCGCTGCTCGCCGGCCTACTGGCCACCGGCTACGAAGCCGACCAGCTCCTGGTCACCGAACCCAACCGGGAGCGGGCCGAGGAGCTGCATGCGCGCTACGGCGTGGCGGTCGTGCCGCCGGCCGATTCCGCGAGCCGCGCCGGCACCGTGATCCTGGCGGTCAAACCGCAGGACATGGTCGAACTGCTCGACCGGATCGACGGCGACCTCGGCTCCGACACCCTGGTCGTCTCGATCGCGGCGGGGATCACCACGTCGCTGCTGGAGAAGCATCTCTCCGGCGACGTCGCCGTCGTCCGGGCGATGCCCAACACCCCGGCGCTGGTGGGCCGCGGCATGACCGCTGTAGCCGGGGGCGCCCACACCGGCGACGGCCAGCTCGACCACGCCGAGTCCCTGCTGCGGTCGGTGGGCGAGGTCGTGCGGGTGTCCGAGCGCCACGTCGACACCGTCACCGCCATCTCCGGCAGCGGGCCGGCTTATTTCTACTTCATCGCCGAGACCATGATCGAAGCGGGCGTGGCCATGGGCATGACCCGCGCCGCGGCCAAGAAGCTGGTCACCCAGACCATCGGCGGCGCCGCCGCGATGCTGGGCGACCCCGGTGCGCATCCGGTCGTGCTGCGCGAGGCCGTCACCTCGCCCGGCGGTACCACCGCCGCCGCCGTCCGGGAGCTGGAGCGCCACGGCGTGCGGACCGCGTTCACCGACGCCATCGAGGCCGCGCGGGAGCGCAGCCGCGAACTGTCGGAGGGCTGA
- a CDS encoding proline dehydrogenase family protein encodes MVLRKTLLAAAGSDRLRSAASGSRLTRGVVDRFVAGEHAEDAVRTAEELAEQGVASSVDHLGEDTGHPEQAEDITAGYLHLLRLLERAGLTSSAEVSVKPTAIGLALGDEGPQLAAGNLARICAAAAAAGTTVTVDMENERYVGPTLRLVASLRGDYPWLGCVLQSYLRRTDGDTAAMASEPGARVRLCKGAYASDPATGYPQRRDVDAAYVRQLRRLMDSETYPMVATHDPRLIDIATTLARRFGRTYDGFEYQMLYGARPEEQRRLADLGARVRVYVPYGRDWYGYLVRRMAERPANAAFAARTVLRRG; translated from the coding sequence ATGGTTCTGCGGAAGACACTACTGGCGGCCGCCGGCAGCGACCGGCTGCGCTCCGCCGCGTCGGGGTCCCGGCTCACCCGCGGGGTCGTCGACCGGTTCGTGGCGGGCGAGCACGCCGAGGACGCCGTGCGCACGGCCGAGGAGCTGGCCGAGCAGGGCGTGGCGTCCTCCGTCGACCACCTCGGCGAGGACACCGGGCACCCCGAGCAGGCCGAGGACATCACGGCGGGCTATCTGCACCTGCTGCGGCTACTGGAGCGCGCCGGCCTGACCTCCTCGGCCGAGGTGTCGGTGAAGCCCACCGCCATCGGTCTGGCCCTGGGAGACGAAGGGCCGCAGCTGGCCGCCGGGAACCTCGCCCGCATCTGCGCCGCGGCCGCCGCGGCCGGAACCACCGTCACCGTCGACATGGAGAACGAGCGCTACGTCGGCCCCACGCTGCGGCTCGTCGCCTCGCTGCGCGGCGACTACCCCTGGCTGGGCTGCGTGCTGCAGTCCTATCTGCGCAGAACCGACGGCGACACCGCCGCCATGGCCTCCGAGCCCGGCGCCCGGGTGCGGCTGTGCAAGGGGGCCTACGCCTCCGACCCGGCCACCGGCTACCCCCAGCGCCGCGACGTCGACGCCGCCTACGTCCGCCAGCTGCGCCGGCTGATGGACAGCGAGACCTACCCGATGGTGGCCACGCACGACCCCCGGCTGATCGATATCGCCACCACCCTGGCCCGGCGCTTCGGCCGCACCTACGACGGCTTCGAATACCAGATGCTCTACGGCGCCCGCCCCGAGGAGCAGCGCCGCCTCGCCGACCTGGGCGCGCGGGTGCGGGTCTATGTCCCCTACGGCCGCGACTGGTACGGCTACCTGGTCCGCCGCATGGCCGAACGCCCCGCCAACGCCGCCTTCGCCGCCCGGACGGTGCTGCGCCGCGGATGA
- a CDS encoding SGNH/GDSL hydrolase family protein, with amino-acid sequence MSAACVFNRRGAPAFALAGALVLTATAAPAGADTDADGPAGGIADEYVALGDSFTAGPFIPPPYGDPALCLRSRSNYPNRVAEAAGADEFTDASCIGAETGDMAEPQGLGLATNPAQLDALTPETTLVTLGVGGNDLGYSELALTCLALAATDPDGAPCRDHYTGPGGDEIRERLPEVGENVGGVLEAVGRRSPDATVAVVGYLELLPREDGCLQAPFADDDVEYLYGVWAELNAVLEKEAADAGAVFVDTSDPGHDMCAPSGRRWVEGVFPNRPAAPVHPNAAGMTEVGDRVLEALGVRRDSPQV; translated from the coding sequence GTGTCCGCAGCCTGTGTCTTCAACCGCCGCGGCGCCCCGGCCTTCGCGCTCGCCGGGGCGCTCGTCCTCACCGCCACCGCCGCCCCGGCCGGAGCCGACACCGACGCCGACGGCCCTGCAGGCGGAATCGCCGACGAGTACGTCGCTCTGGGCGACTCGTTCACCGCCGGCCCGTTCATTCCGCCGCCCTACGGCGACCCCGCGCTGTGCCTGCGCTCGCGCTCCAACTACCCCAACCGGGTGGCCGAAGCGGCGGGCGCGGACGAATTCACCGACGCCAGCTGCATCGGCGCCGAGACCGGAGACATGGCCGAGCCCCAAGGGCTGGGTCTGGCCACCAACCCGGCCCAGCTGGACGCACTGACCCCCGAGACCACACTGGTCACCCTGGGTGTCGGGGGCAACGATCTCGGCTACTCCGAACTGGCGCTCACGTGCCTGGCACTGGCCGCCACCGATCCCGACGGCGCCCCCTGCCGCGACCACTACACCGGACCCGGCGGCGACGAGATCCGTGAGCGCCTGCCCGAGGTGGGCGAGAACGTCGGCGGGGTGCTGGAGGCCGTGGGCCGGCGCAGCCCCGACGCGACGGTCGCGGTCGTGGGCTACCTGGAGTTGCTCCCGCGCGAGGACGGCTGCCTTCAGGCCCCGTTCGCCGACGACGACGTCGAATACCTCTACGGCGTCTGGGCGGAGCTCAACGCGGTGCTGGAGAAGGAGGCCGCCGACGCGGGGGCCGTGTTCGTCGACACCTCCGATCCCGGCCACGACATGTGCGCGCCCTCCGGGCGCCGGTGGGTCGAAGGCGTCTTCCCCAACCGCCCCGCGGCCCCCGTCCACCCCAACGCCGCCGGCATGACCGAGGTGGGGGACCGGGTGCTGGAGGCCCTGGGGGTGCGCCGGGACAGCCCGCAGGTCTGA
- a CDS encoding sugar phosphate isomerase/epimerase family protein: MSSVQVPDAPVVLSTASVYPEKTPAAFEIAAKLGYDGIEVLVSTDPASQDVDMLRRLSDYHGVPILAVHAPCLIFTQWVWGREPWGKLIRSKEMAEALGARTVVVHPAFRWQRDYARDFETGISRMQEETDVVFAVENMYPVRMRDREVVPYAPSWNPIERDYPDVTLDLSHAAMSHSDGLEMAKRLGDRLSHVHLTDGTGTQNLDEHLIPGRGTQPCAELLEHLATTGYGGQIVLEVNTRKAADSETRHLELAEALAFTRLHFAGVSTDPAADGGHRRERATLLRETSEPEPRRTFAVSSEGTVDRTG, from the coding sequence GTGAGTTCCGTCCAGGTCCCAGACGCGCCGGTCGTGCTGTCTACGGCGTCGGTCTACCCGGAGAAGACGCCCGCCGCATTCGAGATCGCCGCCAAGCTCGGCTACGACGGCATCGAAGTGCTCGTTTCGACCGATCCCGCCAGCCAGGACGTCGACATGCTCCGGCGGCTGTCGGACTACCACGGCGTGCCCATCCTCGCGGTGCACGCTCCGTGCCTGATCTTCACCCAGTGGGTATGGGGCCGTGAGCCGTGGGGCAAGCTGATCAGGTCCAAGGAGATGGCCGAGGCGCTGGGAGCGCGGACCGTCGTGGTGCACCCGGCCTTCCGCTGGCAGCGCGACTACGCCCGCGATTTCGAGACCGGGATCAGCCGCATGCAGGAGGAGACCGACGTCGTCTTCGCGGTCGAGAACATGTACCCGGTGCGGATGCGCGACCGCGAGGTCGTCCCCTACGCCCCGAGTTGGAACCCGATCGAGCGCGACTACCCCGACGTCACACTCGACCTGTCGCACGCGGCCATGTCCCACTCCGACGGGCTGGAGATGGCCAAACGGCTCGGCGACCGGCTGTCGCACGTGCACCTGACCGACGGCACCGGTACGCAGAACCTCGACGAGCACTTGATTCCCGGTCGCGGCACCCAGCCCTGCGCCGAACTTCTGGAGCACCTGGCCACGACCGGCTACGGCGGGCAGATCGTGCTGGAGGTCAACACGCGCAAGGCCGCGGACTCCGAGACCCGCCACTTGGAGCTCGCCGAGGCACTGGCCTTCACGCGGCTGCACTTCGCCGGGGTCAGCACCGATCCCGCCGCGGACGGCGGCCATCGCCGCGAACGCGCCACGCTCCTGCGTGAGACGAGCGAGCCGGAGCCCCGGCGCACTTTCGCGGTGTCCTCCGAAGGGACCGTGGACCGGACGGGCTGA
- the radA gene encoding DNA repair protein RadA: MAKAAKTTFRCGECGWTTLKWVGRCGECQAWGTVEEAGAAASTVIAPARVTSAARPITEIGVESAHAVPTGLDELDRVLGGGVVPGGVLLFAGEPGVGKSTLLLEVAALCADSAPVLYVTGEESTGQVRLRADRLGALSPELYLASETSVASLVSHVDTVAPSMLIVDSVQTMSSPDVAGVPGGVSQVREVAGALIRLAKERDIPTVLVGHVTKDGSIAGPRLLEHLVDVVLQFEGDRHSQLRMLRAVKNRYGPTDEIGCFELTDSGILGLPDPSGLFLTRRNEPVPGTCVTVTLEGRRPLIAEVQALVASSNLPQPRRANSGLDSARVNMVMAVLERRARVRIANSDVYASTVGGVRLGEPSVDLALALAVAGSVRDEALPKGVVAIGEVGLAGDVRAVTGVQRRLVEAQRLGFTRAIVPRNSEEPIDGLEVVGVDDVGAALRSAFTVPQPS; encoded by the coding sequence ATGGCCAAGGCTGCGAAGACCACGTTCCGCTGCGGTGAATGCGGCTGGACCACCCTCAAATGGGTCGGGCGCTGCGGTGAGTGCCAAGCCTGGGGCACCGTCGAGGAGGCCGGAGCGGCCGCCTCCACCGTGATCGCCCCGGCGCGGGTCACCAGTGCCGCCCGCCCCATCACCGAGATCGGCGTCGAATCCGCCCACGCCGTCCCCACCGGCCTGGACGAGCTCGACCGCGTCCTGGGCGGCGGGGTGGTGCCCGGCGGCGTACTGCTGTTCGCGGGCGAACCCGGTGTCGGAAAGTCCACGCTGCTGCTGGAGGTCGCGGCGCTGTGCGCCGATTCCGCGCCGGTGCTGTACGTCACCGGCGAGGAGTCCACCGGCCAGGTGCGGCTGCGCGCCGACCGGCTGGGCGCCCTGTCGCCGGAGCTGTACCTGGCTTCGGAGACCTCGGTCGCCTCGCTGGTCAGCCACGTCGACACGGTCGCGCCGTCCATGCTGATCGTCGACTCGGTGCAGACCATGAGCTCGCCCGACGTCGCCGGCGTGCCCGGCGGCGTCAGCCAGGTCCGCGAGGTCGCCGGCGCGCTGATCCGGCTGGCCAAGGAGCGCGACATCCCCACGGTGCTCGTCGGCCACGTCACCAAGGACGGCTCCATCGCCGGTCCCCGCCTGCTGGAGCACCTCGTGGACGTCGTGCTGCAGTTCGAGGGCGACCGCCACTCGCAGCTGCGCATGCTGCGCGCGGTGAAGAACCGCTACGGCCCCACCGACGAGATCGGCTGCTTCGAGCTCACCGACTCCGGAATCCTCGGCCTGCCCGACCCCAGCGGCCTGTTCCTGACCCGCCGCAACGAGCCCGTCCCCGGCACCTGCGTCACCGTCACGCTTGAGGGCCGGCGTCCGCTGATCGCCGAAGTGCAGGCGCTGGTGGCCTCCTCCAACCTGCCCCAGCCCCGCCGGGCCAACTCCGGGCTCGACTCGGCGCGCGTGAACATGGTGATGGCGGTACTGGAGCGGCGCGCGCGGGTGCGCATCGCCAATTCCGACGTCTACGCCTCCACCGTCGGCGGCGTGCGGCTGGGCGAACCCTCGGTCGACCTCGCGCTCGCGCTGGCGGTGGCGGGGTCGGTGCGCGACGAGGCGCTTCCCAAGGGCGTGGTGGCCATAGGCGAGGTCGGGCTGGCCGGCGACGTCCGGGCCGTCACCGGGGTGCAGCGGCGGCTGGTCGAAGCCCAGCGGCTGGGGTTCACCCGGGCGATCGTGCCGCGCAACAGCGAGGAGCCGATCGACGGCCTGGAGGTCGTGGGCGTCGACGATGTCGGCGCCGCGCTGCGCTCGGCGTTCACCGTTCCGCAGCCGAGCTGA
- a CDS encoding DUF3105 domain-containing protein produces MVSPEGGPPHEHPPSGGGEPPQAGAPPGQYGGQYGPPGQYGPPPSGGYPPPPPAGGGGAGKGSSAAVWWLLGAAALVLVLVVTAGGVSAYLLFGVGGGSGSGAGAAESAGDPPGREEPGDIDGVRTFDDVPREHTEEPVSYGVYPPPGGRHHPVWQNCGVYRKQLMAEHVVHAMEHGAVWISYSDDLPSDRVEDLERLYSQGDYLIVSPSHPDQRADVVAAAWGKRLVVDDRQNLTGFLTTYVQGPQTPEPGAPCTGGTDATVKTA; encoded by the coding sequence GTGGTTTCTCCTGAAGGCGGTCCTCCGCACGAGCACCCTCCCTCCGGCGGCGGGGAGCCCCCGCAGGCAGGCGCGCCGCCCGGCCAGTACGGCGGCCAGTACGGTCCGCCCGGCCAGTACGGTCCGCCGCCCTCCGGCGGCTATCCGCCCCCGCCGCCGGCCGGCGGCGGGGGCGCAGGGAAGGGATCCTCGGCCGCCGTGTGGTGGCTTCTGGGCGCCGCGGCGCTCGTGCTGGTGCTGGTCGTGACCGCCGGCGGCGTGAGCGCCTATCTCCTGTTCGGCGTAGGCGGCGGCAGCGGCAGCGGCGCCGGCGCGGCCGAATCCGCCGGGGACCCGCCCGGCCGGGAGGAGCCCGGCGACATCGACGGCGTGCGGACCTTCGACGACGTCCCCCGCGAGCACACCGAGGAACCCGTGTCCTACGGCGTGTATCCGCCGCCGGGAGGCAGGCACCACCCGGTGTGGCAGAACTGCGGCGTCTACCGGAAGCAGCTGATGGCCGAGCACGTCGTCCACGCCATGGAGCACGGCGCCGTGTGGATCAGCTACAGCGACGACCTGCCCTCCGACCGGGTGGAGGACCTGGAGCGGCTCTACAGCCAGGGCGACTACCTCATCGTCAGCCCTTCCCACCCCGACCAGCGGGCGGATGTCGTCGCGGCGGCCTGGGGGAAGCGGCTCGTCGTCGACGATCGGCAGAACCTGACCGGCTTCCTCACCACCTACGTGCAGGGCCCGCAGACCCCCGAGCCGGGGGCGCCCTGCACCGGCGGCACCGACGCGACCGTGAAGACCGCCTGA
- a CDS encoding class I SAM-dependent methyltransferase, protein MRAALAGAVPSPNIWQYPHVYELENAAADPDGVVGAAMRAVRGMSGAHVLDIGCGDGYHLPGFAREAGRVTGVEPHARLARAARARTADLAGVEVRTGVAQRLPVPGASVDVAHARLAYFFGPGCEPGLAELRRVVRRGGVAFVIDNDATRSTFGGWFRRSLPEYDPGRVERFWFRQGFQRTPLTIRWSFATRARFEAVVRIELAPRVADAVVAEHPGREVDYALNLWWREY, encoded by the coding sequence GTGAGAGCAGCACTGGCGGGGGCCGTACCCAGCCCCAACATCTGGCAGTACCCGCACGTCTACGAGCTGGAGAACGCGGCGGCCGACCCCGACGGCGTCGTCGGCGCGGCGATGCGCGCCGTGCGCGGCATGTCCGGCGCGCACGTGCTCGACATCGGCTGCGGTGACGGCTACCACCTGCCCGGTTTCGCGCGGGAGGCCGGACGCGTGACCGGGGTCGAGCCGCACGCCCGGCTGGCCCGGGCGGCGCGGGCGCGCACGGCGGACCTCGCGGGTGTGGAGGTGCGCACCGGCGTCGCCCAGCGCCTGCCCGTCCCCGGCGCCTCGGTCGACGTCGCCCATGCGCGCCTGGCGTACTTCTTCGGCCCCGGCTGCGAACCGGGGCTGGCCGAGCTGCGACGGGTCGTGCGGCGTGGCGGCGTCGCGTTCGTGATCGACAACGACGCCACCCGCAGCACCTTCGGCGGGTGGTTCCGCCGCTCCCTGCCCGAATACGACCCCGGGCGGGTGGAGCGGTTCTGGTTCCGGCAGGGTTTCCAGCGCACCCCCTTGACGATCCGCTGGTCCTTCGCGACCCGGGCCCGCTTCGAGGCGGTGGTGCGCATCGAGCTGGCGCCGCGGGTGGCCGATGCGGTCGTCGCCGAGCATCCGGGGCGAGAGGTCGACTACGCCCTCAACCTGTGGTGGCGCGAGTACTGA
- a CDS encoding LPXTG cell wall anchor domain-containing protein gives MSHGHWLKNTARLAGGALLIGSVSLALGGTAAADATASHGDKKKGNNGSVKVHDAATEEWLSKNEPKVCEFYIVGRKFDAAQEVSWQVLEWKPTGDKGTVAAEGSLVLDDGGHGRTDDIELPDGHYRVTWEFEGKDQLTGTKHKMLWVECGDGETPPPPDGDETTPPPDGDETTPPPDGDETTPPPDGDETTPPPEEGETSPPPDDGQTPPPEDDEGTAPAPDDGQTPGPGGESEPPEGGDAAPPAGEGSDEGLPVTGAALTGLVAVGVAAVAGGGTAVYFGRRKKAEHAGE, from the coding sequence TTGTCACACGGCCATTGGCTGAAGAACACCGCACGCCTCGCCGGAGGCGCACTGCTGATCGGATCCGTATCGCTCGCCCTGGGCGGTACAGCCGCCGCCGACGCCACCGCTTCCCACGGTGACAAGAAGAAGGGCAACAACGGGTCGGTCAAGGTCCACGACGCCGCCACCGAAGAGTGGCTGAGCAAGAACGAGCCCAAGGTCTGCGAGTTCTACATCGTCGGCCGCAAGTTCGACGCGGCGCAGGAGGTCTCCTGGCAGGTTCTGGAGTGGAAGCCCACGGGCGACAAGGGGACCGTCGCCGCCGAGGGCTCCCTCGTCCTCGACGACGGCGGCCACGGCCGCACCGACGACATCGAACTGCCCGACGGGCACTACAGGGTCACGTGGGAGTTCGAGGGCAAGGACCAGCTCACGGGCACGAAGCACAAGATGCTGTGGGTCGAGTGCGGGGACGGCGAGACGCCGCCTCCGCCGGACGGCGACGAGACCACGCCTCCGCCGGACGGCGACGAGACCACGCCTCCGCCGGACGGCGACGAGACCACGCCTCCGCCGGACGGCGACGAGACCACGCCTCCGCCCGAGGAGGGCGAGACGTCGCCTCCGCCGGACGACGGCCAGACGCCCCCGCCTGAGGACGACGAGGGGACTGCGCCTGCGCCGGACGACGGCCAGACGCCCGGACCCGGCGGCGAGTCCGAGCCCCCCGAGGGCGGCGACGCCGCGCCGCCCGCTGGCGAGGGCTCCGACGAAGGCCTGCCGGTCACCGGCGCGGCCCTGACCGGCCTCGTCGCGGTCGGCGTCGCCGCGGTCGCGGGTGGCGGCACCGCCGTGTACTTCGGTCGCAGGAAGAAGGCCGAGCACGCCGGCGAGTAG
- a CDS encoding phosphoribosylaminoimidazolesuccinocarboxamide synthase has translation MELVHSGKVRDVYSDGDDLILVASDRVSVYDVVLPTPIPDKGRILTRLSLWWFERLADIMPNHVVSDSDVPAEWAGRAIRCRRLDMVPVEFIARGYLAGSVVGEYTKHKAISGVELPDGLTEASQLPEPVFTPTTKASEGHDEAVTFDEVAAEIGTETAERLRDATLRIYARGAELAAERGILIADTKVEFGRAPDGTLVLADEVLTPDSSRFWPADQWRPGRAQNSLDKQFVRDWSSTIAGWDRTPPGPEIPEDIVEATRARYVECYERLTGRRWQ, from the coding sequence ATGGAACTCGTCCACTCCGGGAAGGTCCGCGACGTCTACTCCGACGGCGACGACCTGATCCTCGTGGCCTCCGACCGTGTCAGCGTCTACGACGTGGTGCTCCCGACGCCGATCCCCGACAAGGGCCGGATCCTGACCCGGCTCTCGCTGTGGTGGTTCGAGCGCCTCGCCGACATCATGCCCAACCACGTCGTCTCCGACAGCGACGTACCCGCCGAGTGGGCGGGCCGTGCCATCCGGTGCCGGCGGCTGGACATGGTGCCCGTCGAGTTCATCGCGCGCGGCTACCTCGCCGGTTCGGTGGTCGGGGAGTACACCAAGCACAAGGCGATCTCGGGTGTCGAGCTTCCCGACGGTCTGACCGAGGCGTCGCAGCTGCCCGAGCCCGTCTTCACCCCCACCACGAAGGCGTCCGAGGGCCACGACGAGGCGGTCACCTTCGACGAGGTCGCCGCGGAGATCGGCACGGAGACCGCGGAGCGGCTGCGCGACGCCACCCTGCGGATCTACGCGCGCGGCGCCGAGCTGGCCGCTGAGCGGGGCATCCTCATCGCCGACACCAAGGTGGAGTTCGGGCGTGCGCCCGACGGCACCCTCGTCCTCGCCGACGAGGTACTCACCCCGGACTCCTCGCGGTTCTGGCCCGCCGACCAGTGGCGCCCGGGCCGCGCGCAGAACTCGCTGGACAAGCAGTTCGTGCGGGACTGGAGCAGCACGATCGCCGGGTGGGACCGCACTCCCCCGGGGCCGGAGATCCCCGAGGACATCGTCGAGGCCACCCGCGCCCGCTACGTGGAGTGCTACGAGCGCCTCACCGGCCGCCGCTGGCAGTAG